One Coffea arabica cultivar ET-39 chromosome 5c, Coffea Arabica ET-39 HiFi, whole genome shotgun sequence DNA window includes the following coding sequences:
- the LOC140007874 gene encoding uncharacterized protein isoform X3: protein MTPSPILLCSTAGVGLQVKRLCELCKNEKSEDLIARVYPHFNKIFQRSVASISQSRSSIAILLLAILQFFLDHGDIVLHDADPSLRIFFRSCLSREFADPGVAEAILAFLNTNKRKLLSSFPTLLPQFFPLLLKLIAWNGEKLEKSFLGVFPGLISPGSFLPLFPSLVDLPILVVGLEKVERSSGSLVGSSIASIQKSTAPEMLLLLMDEAYTGSTIGDAEVDSESEDSSTMAAADPLFLELLKDENDGLAERHWTSPAMAAVLQAAINAPQSDRLKQALRMAPRFLDAYFSLAISKVNDSLVCALLPLLMARYSTLFTDKIFCYEVQKRLLEFMLAAFHRTPDFVALLKKPIVDRLAEAYDNPAKTELALQLCWAIGEHGGGGESHKDAARELFESLELLLYENLSSSRLGLHEATLGSGSLTFRKSLQSRLLCFVVTAIAKLATYHRDLVPRARVSLAKVARSRISDARVWGRARDYLGLMNEPALCLSVLGPSRPSSKSIQDPGTVNWKEGSKRMIAHLPFYILGEQEGPPFHDFSFSDILPRG from the exons ATGACCCCGTCTCCGATCCTTCTCTGCTCAACTGC TGGGGTTGGTTTACAGGTGAAAAGGCTATGCGAACTGTGTAAAAATGAGAAGTCGGAGGACTTAATAGCTAGGGTTTATCCGCATTTCAATAAGATTTTTCAGCGTTCCGTGGCTTCCATTTCTCAGTCTCGATCCTCCATCGCCATTCTCCTACTG GCCATTCTCCAATTTTTCCTTGATCATGGAGATATAGTTCTACATGACGCTGATCCTAGTCTGAGGATATTTTTCCGCTCATGCTTAAGCCG TGAGTTTGCAGACCCTGGTGTTGCTGAAGCAATACTTGCGTTTCTTAACACAAACAAGAGGAAGCTTCTAAGTTCCTTTCCTACCTTACTCCCTCAG TTTTTCCCATTACTGTTAAAGCTGATTGCCTGGAACGGAGAGAA gttagaaaaatcatttttaggAGTTTTCCCTGGATTGATATCTCCTGGATCATTTCTTCCATTGTTTCCCTCACTTGTCGACCTACCTA TATTGGTTGTCGGCTTGGAGAAAGTTGAAAGGAGTTCTGGGTCTTTAGTTGGTAGCAGCATAGCTTCGATCCAGAAGAGTACAGCTCCTGAG ATGCTGCTTTTGTTAATGGATGAAGCCTATACTGGATCGACTATTGGAGATGCAGAGGTTGATTCTGAATCTGAGGATAGCAGTACAATGGCAGCAGCTGACCCATTATTTCTTGAGCTTCTCAAGGATGAGAATGATGGCCTCGCC GAACGCCATTGGACTTCTCCGGCAATGGCTGCAGTCCTTCAGGCAGCAATTAATGCTCCTCAATCTGATAGATTGAAACAGGCACTGAGGATGGCTCCTCGTTTTCTTGACGCATATTTTTCCCTAGCAATCTCTAAAGTGAACGACT CTTTAGTATGCGCATTACTTCCCCTACTCATGGCAAGATATTCGACTTTGTTTACTGACAAAATTTTTTGTTATGAG GTTCAGAAAAGGCTCTTGGAATTTATGCTAGCTGCCTTTCACCGGACTCCTGATTTTGTTGCACTTTTGAAG AAGCCAATAGTGGACAGGCTTGCAGAAGCATATGACAATCCTGCAAAG ACTGAGTTGGCATTACAACTATGTTGGGCCATTGGTGAgcatggtggtggtggtgaatCTCATAAAGATGCGGCTCGTGAACTTTTTGAAAGCTTGGAACTACTTTTGTACGAAAACCTTTCTTCCAG TCGTCTGGGTTTACATGAGGCAACTCTTGGCTCTGGTAGTTTGACATTTAGAAAATCATTGCAGTCGAGGCTTCTATGTTTTGTCGTGACTGCTATAGCAAAACTTGCAACGTATCATCGTGACTTAGTGCCAAGGGCCCGTGTATCTTTGGCGAAG GTAGCTCGCTCACGAATTTCAGATGCCAGAGTCTGGGGGCGTGCACGTGATTATTTGGGTTTAATGAATGAACCTGCATTATGTTTGTCCGTCTTGGGCCCTTCTAGACCCTCAAGTAAATCCATACAAGATCCAGGCACTGTAAATTGGAAAGAAGGCAGCAAAAGAATGATTGCTCATCTTCCATTTTATATTTTAGGGGAACAAGAAG GTCCTCCATTCCATGACTTCT
- the LOC140007874 gene encoding uncharacterized protein isoform X1: MSDREWEIQLRSLSTIARDSNFANDPVSDPSLLNCVKRLCELCKNEKSEDLIARVYPHFNKIFQRSVASISQSRSSIAILLLAILQFFLDHGDIVLHDADPSLRIFFRSCLSREFADPGVAEAILAFLNTNKRKLLSSFPTLLPQFFPLLLKLIAWNGEKLEKSFLGVFPGLISPGSFLPLFPSLVDLPILVVGLEKVERSSGSLVGSSIASIQKSTAPEMLLLLMDEAYTGSTIGDAEVDSESEDSSTMAAADPLFLELLKDENDGLAERHWTSPAMAAVLQAAINAPQSDRLKQALRMAPRFLDAYFSLAISKVNDSLVCALLPLLMARYSTLFTDKIFCYEVQKRLLEFMLAAFHRTPDFVALLKKPIVDRLAEAYDNPAKTELALQLCWAIGEHGGGGESHKDAARELFESLELLLYENLSSSRLGLHEATLGSGSLTFRKSLQSRLLCFVVTAIAKLATYHRDLVPRARVSLAKVARSRISDARVWGRARDYLGLMNEPALCLSVLGPSRPSSKSIQDPGTVNWKEGSKRMIAHLPFYILGEQEGPPFHDFSFSDILPRG; encoded by the exons ATGAGTGATAGAGAATGGGAAATTCAGCTGAGATCATTATCTACCATTGCCAGAGATTCCAACTTCGCTAATGACCCCGTCTCCGATCCTTCTCTGCTCAACTGC GTGAAAAGGCTATGCGAACTGTGTAAAAATGAGAAGTCGGAGGACTTAATAGCTAGGGTTTATCCGCATTTCAATAAGATTTTTCAGCGTTCCGTGGCTTCCATTTCTCAGTCTCGATCCTCCATCGCCATTCTCCTACTG GCCATTCTCCAATTTTTCCTTGATCATGGAGATATAGTTCTACATGACGCTGATCCTAGTCTGAGGATATTTTTCCGCTCATGCTTAAGCCG TGAGTTTGCAGACCCTGGTGTTGCTGAAGCAATACTTGCGTTTCTTAACACAAACAAGAGGAAGCTTCTAAGTTCCTTTCCTACCTTACTCCCTCAG TTTTTCCCATTACTGTTAAAGCTGATTGCCTGGAACGGAGAGAA gttagaaaaatcatttttaggAGTTTTCCCTGGATTGATATCTCCTGGATCATTTCTTCCATTGTTTCCCTCACTTGTCGACCTACCTA TATTGGTTGTCGGCTTGGAGAAAGTTGAAAGGAGTTCTGGGTCTTTAGTTGGTAGCAGCATAGCTTCGATCCAGAAGAGTACAGCTCCTGAG ATGCTGCTTTTGTTAATGGATGAAGCCTATACTGGATCGACTATTGGAGATGCAGAGGTTGATTCTGAATCTGAGGATAGCAGTACAATGGCAGCAGCTGACCCATTATTTCTTGAGCTTCTCAAGGATGAGAATGATGGCCTCGCC GAACGCCATTGGACTTCTCCGGCAATGGCTGCAGTCCTTCAGGCAGCAATTAATGCTCCTCAATCTGATAGATTGAAACAGGCACTGAGGATGGCTCCTCGTTTTCTTGACGCATATTTTTCCCTAGCAATCTCTAAAGTGAACGACT CTTTAGTATGCGCATTACTTCCCCTACTCATGGCAAGATATTCGACTTTGTTTACTGACAAAATTTTTTGTTATGAG GTTCAGAAAAGGCTCTTGGAATTTATGCTAGCTGCCTTTCACCGGACTCCTGATTTTGTTGCACTTTTGAAG AAGCCAATAGTGGACAGGCTTGCAGAAGCATATGACAATCCTGCAAAG ACTGAGTTGGCATTACAACTATGTTGGGCCATTGGTGAgcatggtggtggtggtgaatCTCATAAAGATGCGGCTCGTGAACTTTTTGAAAGCTTGGAACTACTTTTGTACGAAAACCTTTCTTCCAG TCGTCTGGGTTTACATGAGGCAACTCTTGGCTCTGGTAGTTTGACATTTAGAAAATCATTGCAGTCGAGGCTTCTATGTTTTGTCGTGACTGCTATAGCAAAACTTGCAACGTATCATCGTGACTTAGTGCCAAGGGCCCGTGTATCTTTGGCGAAG GTAGCTCGCTCACGAATTTCAGATGCCAGAGTCTGGGGGCGTGCACGTGATTATTTGGGTTTAATGAATGAACCTGCATTATGTTTGTCCGTCTTGGGCCCTTCTAGACCCTCAAGTAAATCCATACAAGATCCAGGCACTGTAAATTGGAAAGAAGGCAGCAAAAGAATGATTGCTCATCTTCCATTTTATATTTTAGGGGAACAAGAAG GTCCTCCATTCCATGACTTCT
- the LOC140007874 gene encoding uncharacterized protein isoform X2, with translation MSDREWEIQLRSLSTIARDSNFANDPVSDPSLLNCVKRLCELCKNEKSEDLIARVYPHFNKIFQRSVASISQSRSSIAILLLAILQFFLDHGDIVLHDADPSLRIFFRSCLSREFADPGVAEAILAFLNTNKRKLLSSFPTLLPQFFPLLLKLIAWNGEKLEKSFLGVFPGLISPGSFLPLFPSLVDLPILVVGLEKVERSSGSLVGSSIASIQKSTAPEMLLLLMDEAYTGSTIGDAEVDSESEDSSTMAAADPLFLELLKDENDGLAERHWTSPAMAAVLQAAINAPQSDRLKQALRMAPRFLDAYFSLAISKVNDSLVCALLPLLMARYSTLFTDKIFCYEVQKRLLEFMLAAFHRTPDFVALLKKPIVDRLAEAYDNPAKTELALQLCWAIGEHGGGGESHKDAARELFESLELLLYENLSSSRLGLHEATLGSGSLTFRKSLQSRLLCFVVTAIAKLATYHRDLVPRARVSLAKVARSRISDARVWGRARDYLGLMNEPALCLSVLGPSRPSSKSIQDPGTVNWKEGSKRMIAHLPFYILGEQEGN, from the exons ATGAGTGATAGAGAATGGGAAATTCAGCTGAGATCATTATCTACCATTGCCAGAGATTCCAACTTCGCTAATGACCCCGTCTCCGATCCTTCTCTGCTCAACTGC GTGAAAAGGCTATGCGAACTGTGTAAAAATGAGAAGTCGGAGGACTTAATAGCTAGGGTTTATCCGCATTTCAATAAGATTTTTCAGCGTTCCGTGGCTTCCATTTCTCAGTCTCGATCCTCCATCGCCATTCTCCTACTG GCCATTCTCCAATTTTTCCTTGATCATGGAGATATAGTTCTACATGACGCTGATCCTAGTCTGAGGATATTTTTCCGCTCATGCTTAAGCCG TGAGTTTGCAGACCCTGGTGTTGCTGAAGCAATACTTGCGTTTCTTAACACAAACAAGAGGAAGCTTCTAAGTTCCTTTCCTACCTTACTCCCTCAG TTTTTCCCATTACTGTTAAAGCTGATTGCCTGGAACGGAGAGAA gttagaaaaatcatttttaggAGTTTTCCCTGGATTGATATCTCCTGGATCATTTCTTCCATTGTTTCCCTCACTTGTCGACCTACCTA TATTGGTTGTCGGCTTGGAGAAAGTTGAAAGGAGTTCTGGGTCTTTAGTTGGTAGCAGCATAGCTTCGATCCAGAAGAGTACAGCTCCTGAG ATGCTGCTTTTGTTAATGGATGAAGCCTATACTGGATCGACTATTGGAGATGCAGAGGTTGATTCTGAATCTGAGGATAGCAGTACAATGGCAGCAGCTGACCCATTATTTCTTGAGCTTCTCAAGGATGAGAATGATGGCCTCGCC GAACGCCATTGGACTTCTCCGGCAATGGCTGCAGTCCTTCAGGCAGCAATTAATGCTCCTCAATCTGATAGATTGAAACAGGCACTGAGGATGGCTCCTCGTTTTCTTGACGCATATTTTTCCCTAGCAATCTCTAAAGTGAACGACT CTTTAGTATGCGCATTACTTCCCCTACTCATGGCAAGATATTCGACTTTGTTTACTGACAAAATTTTTTGTTATGAG GTTCAGAAAAGGCTCTTGGAATTTATGCTAGCTGCCTTTCACCGGACTCCTGATTTTGTTGCACTTTTGAAG AAGCCAATAGTGGACAGGCTTGCAGAAGCATATGACAATCCTGCAAAG ACTGAGTTGGCATTACAACTATGTTGGGCCATTGGTGAgcatggtggtggtggtgaatCTCATAAAGATGCGGCTCGTGAACTTTTTGAAAGCTTGGAACTACTTTTGTACGAAAACCTTTCTTCCAG TCGTCTGGGTTTACATGAGGCAACTCTTGGCTCTGGTAGTTTGACATTTAGAAAATCATTGCAGTCGAGGCTTCTATGTTTTGTCGTGACTGCTATAGCAAAACTTGCAACGTATCATCGTGACTTAGTGCCAAGGGCCCGTGTATCTTTGGCGAAG GTAGCTCGCTCACGAATTTCAGATGCCAGAGTCTGGGGGCGTGCACGTGATTATTTGGGTTTAATGAATGAACCTGCATTATGTTTGTCCGTCTTGGGCCCTTCTAGACCCTCAAGTAAATCCATACAAGATCCAGGCACTGTAAATTGGAAAGAAGGCAGCAAAAGAATGATTGCTCATCTTCCATTTTATATTTTAGGGGAACAAGAAGGTAATTGA